A genomic region of Trifolium pratense cultivar HEN17-A07 linkage group LG3, ARS_RC_1.1, whole genome shotgun sequence contains the following coding sequences:
- the LOC123917485 gene encoding pentatricopeptide repeat-containing protein At4g18975, chloroplastic isoform X1, with the protein MPITVDSSIVSPVLLSRTCLTKLDNTRAFLLTTAITVSPKKSCISCAFVKSKLNPNVGGSVEKDKKGKKKVGKTEHHLWQRRDSAQSGQKALTLVRTICELPNEKEAVYGALDKWTAWETEFPLIAVAKALNILRKRGQWVRVIQLAKWMLSKGQGATMGTYDTLLLAFGMEQRVDEAESLWNMIIHAHTRSVSKRLFSRMISLYDHHNLPDKIVEVFADMEELRVKPDEDTVRKVTSAFKKLGQEEKRKLVIKRYGLKWKYIHFNGERVRVRTQTWEEDQL; encoded by the exons ATGCCTATAACTGTTGACAGTTCAATTGTTTCCCCGGTACTTCTATCAAGGACATGTTTG ACTAAGCTGGACAACACAAGAGCTTTTTTGTTGACAACTGCAATAACTGTCTCTCCCAAA aAAAGTTGTATCTCCTGCGCATTTGTCAAGTCGAAATTGAATCCGAATGTTGGTGGTTCTGTTGAGAAGGATAA AAAAGGGAAGAAAAAAGTGGGTAAGACAGAACACCACTTGTGGCAAAGAAGAGATTCAGCTCAGTCTGGCCAAAAGGCACTCACTCTTGTCAGAACT ATCTGTGAACTTCCTAACGAGAAAGAGGCTGTTTATGGAGCACTAGACAAATGGACGGCTTGGGAAACAGAGTTCCCGTTGATTGCAGTGGCTAAGGCTTTAAATATCTTAAGGAAAAGGGGTCAATGGGTTCGTGTAATTCAA TTAGCAAAGTGGATGTTGAGCAAAGGACAAGGAGCAACAATGGGAACATACGACACCCTTCTTCTGGCATTTGGTATGGAACAGAGAGTAGATGAGGCAGAATCTCTATGGAATATGATTATACATGCCCACACACGCTCCGTTTCAAAGCGACTTTTTTCTAGGATGATTTCATTGTATGACCATCATAATCTGCCAGATAAGATTGTGGAG GTATTTGCCGACATGGAGGAGTTGCGAGTAAAACCTGATGAAGATACAGTCAGGAAAGTGACAAGTGCTTTTAAAAAACTAGGCCAAGAAGAGAAACGGAAATTGGTAATAAAACGATATGGGCTTAAATGGAAGTATATTCACTTTAATGGTGAACGGGTGAGAGTTAGAACACAAACATGGGAAGAAGACCAACTATGA
- the LOC123917485 gene encoding pentatricopeptide repeat-containing protein At4g18975, chloroplastic isoform X2 yields MPITVDSSIVSPVLLSRTCLKSCISCAFVKSKLNPNVGGSVEKDKKGKKKVGKTEHHLWQRRDSAQSGQKALTLVRTICELPNEKEAVYGALDKWTAWETEFPLIAVAKALNILRKRGQWVRVIQLAKWMLSKGQGATMGTYDTLLLAFGMEQRVDEAESLWNMIIHAHTRSVSKRLFSRMISLYDHHNLPDKIVEVFADMEELRVKPDEDTVRKVTSAFKKLGQEEKRKLVIKRYGLKWKYIHFNGERVRVRTQTWEEDQL; encoded by the exons ATGCCTATAACTGTTGACAGTTCAATTGTTTCCCCGGTACTTCTATCAAGGACATGTTTG aAAAGTTGTATCTCCTGCGCATTTGTCAAGTCGAAATTGAATCCGAATGTTGGTGGTTCTGTTGAGAAGGATAA AAAAGGGAAGAAAAAAGTGGGTAAGACAGAACACCACTTGTGGCAAAGAAGAGATTCAGCTCAGTCTGGCCAAAAGGCACTCACTCTTGTCAGAACT ATCTGTGAACTTCCTAACGAGAAAGAGGCTGTTTATGGAGCACTAGACAAATGGACGGCTTGGGAAACAGAGTTCCCGTTGATTGCAGTGGCTAAGGCTTTAAATATCTTAAGGAAAAGGGGTCAATGGGTTCGTGTAATTCAA TTAGCAAAGTGGATGTTGAGCAAAGGACAAGGAGCAACAATGGGAACATACGACACCCTTCTTCTGGCATTTGGTATGGAACAGAGAGTAGATGAGGCAGAATCTCTATGGAATATGATTATACATGCCCACACACGCTCCGTTTCAAAGCGACTTTTTTCTAGGATGATTTCATTGTATGACCATCATAATCTGCCAGATAAGATTGTGGAG GTATTTGCCGACATGGAGGAGTTGCGAGTAAAACCTGATGAAGATACAGTCAGGAAAGTGACAAGTGCTTTTAAAAAACTAGGCCAAGAAGAGAAACGGAAATTGGTAATAAAACGATATGGGCTTAAATGGAAGTATATTCACTTTAATGGTGAACGGGTGAGAGTTAGAACACAAACATGGGAAGAAGACCAACTATGA
- the LOC123917486 gene encoding uncharacterized protein LOC123917486 translates to MPGNEAVDRVHNFFGQENLSQGQYHSQAVDGNWPGLSNNIWAGSQRSSGVPFISNLKNFNQQQSDSEQGHISSPHLRHSLNLSQSNLRSESGRNQLPNHLAAVSGYMQGQQVFQTRHNGDNNLGVDTESDWHSLSRGVPVLESQGSSGLELYKKNLARNDAGESPVNFDFFGGQQQVSGHHNGMLQTLPRQHSGINEMHLLQQQAILNQMQELQRQQQFHQLEAKQHNSMTPAASISKQAVTSHSASLINGLSVNEAASNFMWQPEVMPTNANWLQRGASPVMHGSSNGLMLSPEQGQALRMMGLVHTQGDQSLYGVPISGSGGTPNLYHHIQADKPAMPQVSFPQQYSHVHGNKPALPHVAAGGNSSPAHQYASFSDQINTNDGNLVSRQDIQGKNMFGPTAHGMNSRLNVENTQQMNSEQTIVPMQDFHGRQELAGSSEMSSQDKMLVEAHSSQNVATLDPTEEKILFGSDDSLWDGFGTSTGDFNMLDGTDSSSGFPSLQSGSWSALMQSAVAETSSSDMGIREEWSGLGFRNMGRSSGNEQPSTTDGSKQQSFWADNNLQSPFIRLGDVSRPTTTENHCNDSGLHQSGPDTSHQQHDRLQTNSHRPTPQYLERGRWLDCGPQQNQFSEGGHTYGNATNSNGWGVTKSAPFDSNSTFKSHENINSLQHHHDKAMHEEMGQVPDSNTNLSFGLDHVNSTGNMQICVEDSGMNGNAALPNSGPAWFSQQSSKRLPNADVWRDAESAGSYKRNEAPGKYKHHMENPLILESSKNGKVEDDVENSNKKEKSADGFGSNPSHSRDGSMRENANLDGNDLHSPKSSGQVHQRSSTSRKFQYHPMGDLGVEVEPYGNKHAINSQPMNHQHFGGLKDQGHSHSSLGQSKSGHCDGNYSETEKDESESLGNDVSRSKLPMQIPNTMTSLDRSVGNYALQKTALPRVPETESSDGFSVHPQWNRSSSVQGFGLQLAPPTQGPAMVFSRGPSDSGFTTPHMSETGDKGHTRLATNQTFPPQESSPRENRNNISSATGQIFDNASQYNVLGNIPQAFTSGFPFSRNRTQNQNNQPASLNHLDEYGERAQASQPEIASTQDMSQLSGTDQIHLRDRATQILAEEAGNQSSGTYGASLHGTPSKVIHNLWTSVSNRQHPNASKIPSQPKQINDCEMKADSKNPGDRSPEEDGREISNIGVCSNSVGNVLKESPDQRTLPESVVGAEDATVPSDLKEPVVKCVSDASQPNLAVTSRNNEVLGRSFRPNNVLNHNFSLLDQVQSIRNMDIDPNNREAKRLKVAENMVDKQNVGYNHGQQLPYGYDNVVKDVSGNNSSVPSSDPSILCMTAKPHDGQDINATSQEVIGDDQKNYLNVSDSNKSIFIRSGHSLINPQMAPSWFEQYGTFKNGKMLPIYDAQKITAAKVMDQPFIIPNQSDSLHFQNSTEQVNSLSDAQLGSTKDGPLPASVGSEHACSQLSTPTCEPDLLILRPKKRKSATSELLSWHKELTQGSERLRDLSASELLWARTANRLTEKVEVGAGVVEDLSAMVKSKRRLIFTTQLMQQLLSPPPAAVLVENVKLHHESVVYSVSRLTLGEVCSSISWSGWDTSVPPGSKNLLPKQRTSSDNVDHYILKATDFVDRTRKLEDEILRLDSRASILDLRVECQDLEKISVINRFAKFHSRGQYDGAETSSSSDASANFQRLFPLKLVTAVPLPRNLPDRVQCLSL, encoded by the exons ATGCCTGGAAACGAAGCAGTGGACAGGgtccataatttttttggtcaagaaaaCTTGTCCCAGGGACAGTATCATTCACAAGCGGTTGATGGGAACTGGCCAGGACTAAGCAACAATATATGGGCTGGCAGCCAGAGATCGAGTGGTGTGCCTTTTATTTCcaatttgaagaattttaatCAACAGCAATCTG ATTCTGAGCAGGGACACATAAGCTCTCCACATTTGCGGCATAGTTTGAACCTATCACAATCAAATTTGAGGTCTGAGTCTGGAAGAAATCAGCTGCCAAACCATCTTGCAGCTGTAAGTGGCTACATGCAGGGACAACAGGTTTTCCAGACTAGGCACAATGGAGATAATAATTTGGGAGTAGATACAGAATCTGATTGGCACAGTTTATCAAGAGGGGTACCGGTGCTTGAGTCACAAGGGAGTAGTGGGCTTGAACTCTATAAGAAAAATTTGGCTAGGAATGATGCTGGCGAATCTCCTGTCAATTTTGATTTCTTTGGAGGTCAACAGCAAGTAAGTGGTCACCATAATGGAATGCTTCAGACTTTACCTAGACAGCATTCAGGAATAAATGAAATGCATCTATTACAGCAGCAAGCGATACTTAACCAGATGCAAGAACTCCAGAGGCAGCAACAATTTCATCAACTAGAAGCAAAGCAACATAATTCTATGACCCCAGCAGCATCAATTTCAAAACAGGCGGTCACTAGCCATTCTGCTTCTCTTATTAATGGACTTTCTGTAAATGAGGCGGCATCTAACTTTATGTGGCAGCCTGAAGTTATGCCAACTAATGCAAATTGGCTCCAGCGTGGTGCATCTCCAGTTATGCATGGGTCCTCTAATGGACTTATGTTATCTCCTGAACAAGGACAAGCATTGCGCATGATGGGCTTGGTTCATACTCAGGGAGATCAGTCTCTTTATGGGGTTCCAATATCTGGTTCGGGTGGCACTCCTAACCTTTATCATCATATTCAAGCAGATAAGCCTGCAATGCCTCAGGTTTCTTTCCCACAGCAATATTCTCATGTTCATGGGAACAAACCTGCACTGCCACATGTAGCTGCTGGTGGTAATTCATCTCCTGCTCACCAATATGCTTCATTTTCAGATCAAATCAATACAAATGATGGAAATTTAGTTTCAAGACAGGATATTCAAGGAAAGAACATGTTTGGGCCTACTGCTCATGGTATGAATAGTAGACTGAATGTGGAAAACACGCAGCAAATGAATTCTGAGCAAACAATTGTACCAATGCAAGATTTTCATGGGAGACAAGAACTAGCTGGATCTTCAGAGATGTCATCACAGGACAAGATGCTAGTGGAGGCTCATTCTTCGCAGAATGTAGCTACCCTAGATCCAACTGAAGAGAAGATTTTGTTTGGCTCGGATGATAGCCTGTGGGATGGATTTGGTACGAGTACAGGTGATTTTAATATGCTGGATGGTACAGATAGTTCTAGTGGATTTCCATCCCTCCAGAGTGGGAGTTGGAGTGCGCTTATGCAGTCTGCTGTAGCAGAAACTTCTAGTAGTGACATGGGCATCCGGGAGGAGTGGAGTGGTCTAGGTTTTCGGAATATGGGGCGATCATCTGGAAATGAGCAACCTTCAACTACTGATGGCAGCAAACAGCAATCATTTTGGGCCGACAATAACTTGCAATCACCTTTTATTCGGCTTGGTGATGTTAGTAGGCCCACAACCACCGAAAATCATTGTAATGATTCTGGATTGCATCAGTCAGGTCCTGATACCTCACATCAACAGCATGACAGGTTACAGACCAATTCTCATAGACCAACTCCACAGTATTTAGAAAGAGGCAGGTGGTTAGATTGCGGTCCTCAGCAAAATCAATTTTCCGAAGGTGGCCATACATATGGAAATGCTACCAATTCTAATGGCTGGGGCGTTACGAAATCAGCCCCATTTGATAGTAACTCTACTTTCAAATCCCATGAAAATATAAACTCTTTGCAGCACCATCATGATAAAGCCATGCATGAGGAGATGGGCCAGGTGCCTGATTCTAATACTAATTTATCTTTTGGGTTGGACCATGTGAATTCTACTGGTAACATGCAAATTTGTGTGGAAGATTCTGGTATGAATGGTAATGCTGCATTACCAAATTCGGGCCCTGCATGGTTCAGCCAGCAAAGCAGCAAAAGGCTCCCTAATGCTGATGTATGGAGAGATGCAGAGTCAGCAGGTAGCTATAAAAGAAATGAAGCTCCAGGAAAATACAAGCATCATATGGAGAACCCTTTAATTTTAGAATCATCTAAGAATGGAAAAGTTGAAGATGATGTTGAAAActctaataaaaaagaaaaatcagcAGATGGTTTTGGATCTAATCCTTCTCATTCAAGAGATGGTAGTATGAGAGAAAATGCCAATTTGGATGGCAATGATTTGCATAGTCCAAAGTCATCTGGTCAGGTGCATCAAAGATCTTCCACATCTCGTAAATTTCAGTATCATCCAATGGGGGATCTCGGTGTTGAAGTGGAACCTTATGGAAACAAACATGCCATAAATTCACAACCTATGAACCATCAACACTTTGGAGGACTTAAAGATCAGGGCCATAGCCATAGCTCTCTTGGACAGTCAAAGTCTGGACATTGTGATGGGAATTATAGTGAAACAGAGAAG GATGAGTCAGAGAGCTTGGGTAATGATGTTTCAAGAAGCAAACTCCCTATGCAAATCCCAAATACAATGACCTCATTGGATAGAAGTGTTGGTAATTATGCCTTACAGAAGACTGCTTTACCCAG GGTGCCTGAAACAGAATCATCAGATGGATTTTCTGTACATCCTCAGTGGAATCGAAGTTCTTCGGTTCAGGGCTTTGGTTTACAATTGGCTCCTCCTACACAGGGACCTGCCATGGTATTTTCTCGTGGCCCATCGGATTCAGGTTTTACTACGCCACACATGTCTGAGACAGGGGATAAGGGCCATACAAGGTTGGCCACTAATCAGACTTTTCCTCCTCAAGAGTCATCTCCTCGGGAGAATAGGAATAATATTTCTAGTGCCACGGGGCAAATTTTTGACAATGCCTCTCAGTACAATGTGCTAGGCAACATTCCACAGGCTTTTACATCTGGCTTTCCTTTCTCCAGGAACCGTACTCAGAATCAGAATAATCAGCCAGCTTCCTTGAATCACTTAGATGAATATGGTGAAAGAGCTCAAGCTAGTCAACCTGAAATTGCGTCTACTCAGGACATGTCCCAGCTGAGTGGTACAGATCAAATTCATCTTAGAGACCGTGCAACCCAAATTTTGGCTGAAGAGGCTGGCAATCAATCTTCTGGTACATATGGTGCATCCCTGCATGGAACCCCTTCAAAAGTTATACACAATTTATGGACCAGTGTTTCTAACAGGCAACACCCAAATGCTTCGAAGATTCCATCACAGCCCAAACAAATTAACGATTGTGAAATGAAAGCTGACTCAAAGAATCCAGGTGATCGGAGTCCAGAGGAAGATGGTAGGGAAATTTCTAACATTGGGGTTTGTTCTAACTCTGTAGGAAATGTGCTTAAAGAAAGCCCTGACCAGCGGACATTGCCTGAGAGTGTTGTTGGCGCTGAAGATGCCACAGTTCCATCAGACTTGAAAGAACCTGTTGTAAAATGTGTGTCTGATGCATCTCAACCAAACCTAGCTGTGACCTCAAGAAACAATGAGGTTCTAGGTCGATCTTTTAGACCAAACAATGTTTTGAATCATAATTTCTCTTTGCTCGATCAGGTTCAATCCATCAGAAACATGGATATTGATCCTAACAATCGGGAGGCCAAGAGATTGAAAGTTGCCGAGAATATGGTGGACAAACAGAATGTAGGTTACAACCACGGACAGCAATTACCCTACGGATATGACAATGTGGTTAAAGATGTATCTGGAAATAATTCTTCCGTTCCCTCATCAGATCCCAGTATATTGTGCATGACAGCAAAGCCACATGATGGACAGGACATAAATGCAACTTCTCAGGAGGTGATTGGAGATGATCAGAAAAACTATCTTAATGTTTCAGATagtaataaatcaatttttatcaGAAGTGGGCATTCTCTGATAAATCCTCAGATGGCACCATCATGGTTTGAACAATATGGAACATTTAAAAATGGTAAGATGTTGCCGATTTATGATGCACAGAAGATAACTGCTGCTAAGGTTATGGACCAACCTTTTATTATACCAAACCAGTCAGATAGTCTGCATTTCCAAAATTCAACAGAGCAAGTTAATAGTCTTTCTGATGCTCAACTTGGTAGCACTAAGGATGGCCCACTACCTGCTTCAGTTGGAAGTGAGCATGCATGTTCTCAGTTATCGACTCCTACGTGTGAACCTGATTTACTTATTTTGAGACCAAAGAAGCGGAAAAGCGCTACATCTGAACTCCTGTCATGGCATAAAGAATTGACACAGGGTTCTGAACGGCTTCGAGATCTCAG TGCGTCGGAATTATTATGGGCCCGAACTGCGAACAGATTGACTGAGAAG GTCGAAGTTGGTGCTGGGGTAGTTGAAGATCTGTCTGCGATGGTGAAATCAAAAAGAAGACTTATCTTCACTACGCAACTTATGCAGCAACTACTAAGCCCTCCTCCTGCAGCAGTTCTCGTAGAAAATGTGAAGTTGCATCATGAAAGTGTGGTCTACTCTGTTTCCAGATTAACATTAGGAGAAGTGTGCAGTTCTATCTCATGGTCTGGATGGGATACTTCTGTGCCTCCTGGCAGCAAAAACCT CCTGCCTAAACAACGGACATCATCTGATAATGTTGATCATTACATTTTGAAAGCTACGGACTTTGTTGATAGAACAAGGAAACTGGAAGATGAAATATTAAG ATTGGATAGCAGAGCCTCGATTTTGGACTTGAGAGTGGAGTGTCAGGATTTAGAAAAAATTTCTGTGATCAATAGATTTGCCAAGTTCCATTCAAGGGGACAATATGATGGGGCAGAGACCTCATCATCCTCTGATGCAAGTGCTAATTTTCAGAGATTGTTTCCCCTGAAATTGGTTACTGCAGTTCCATTGCCTAGGAATCTCCCAGACAGGGTACAATGTCTTTCactttaa
- the LOC123917487 gene encoding protein Asterix translates to MSSHGNDPRQPSAAKPYVAPVIAPQDLPIDYAGFIAVIFGVAGVMFRYKLSSWLALIFCAQSIVNMRNVENDLKQVMMAMMFSFMGLMTNYFGPPRPGAKQS, encoded by the exons ATGTCATCGCATGGGAACGATCCACGTCAGCCATCGGCGGCAAAGCCATACGTAGCCCCGGTGATTGCTCCACAAGACCTTCCGATCGATTACGCTGGTTTCATCGCCGTCATATTCGGCGTCGCCGGCGTTATgttcagg TACAAGCTTAGTTCGTGGTTGGCTCTTATTTTCTGTGCGCAATCAATTGTCAATATGAGGAATGTTGAAAATGATCTCAAACAAGTTATGATGGCTATGAT GTTTTCTTTCATGGGATTGATGACAAACTACTTTGGACCTCCTAGACCCGGTGCCAAGCAAAGCTGA
- the LOC123917488 gene encoding 60S ribosomal protein L35a-1 translates to MVKGRQGERVRLYVRGTILGYKRSKSNQYPNTSLVQIEGVNTKEEVAWYAGKRLAYIYKAKVKKNGTHYRCLWGKVTRPHGNSGVVRAKFTSNLPPKSMGSRVRVFMYPSNI, encoded by the exons ATGGTGAAGGGACGCCAAGGAGAACGTGTTAG GCTCTATGTGAGGGGTACAATCCTTGGATACAAAAG ATCTAAATCAAACCAGTACCCAAACACTTCGTTGGTGCAAATTGAAGGAGTTAACACCAAGGAAGAAGTAGCTTGGTACGCCGGCAAGAGATTGGCATATATCTACAAAGCCAAGGTGAAGAAGAATGGAACCCATTACCGCTGCTTATGGGGCAAGGTTACAAGGCCTCATGGTAACAGTGGTGTTGTTCGTGCTAAGTTCACGTCAAATCTTCCTCCCAAATCAATG GGATCTCGCGTAAGAGTATTTATGTACCCAAGTAACATATGA